The DNA segment TTCCGGGTCCGGGAAATGCAAATCCTAATACACTGGATGAGTTTATTGCAACCAAACACCACAAAAATGCGGAATTTTTGGCAAAGCATTTCGGGTTCTCTTATACAAAAGTGGATGACGATATTACCTTAGACCGAGTTCTTGAAAATTTCTTCAAACCTGATAGTCAGCCTAAAATATTGGAAATCAATACGCACGGTAAAAACAATGCAGATATACAGAAAGCATATTTCAATTACTTAAAGGAGAGTTAAAGATCTTCATATTCTTCATTTCCGGGTAAATTAATGATTCTGTCAATAGGATAAATGAAATTTTCATCAAAATCATTCAGAGCGTTAATAATCTGGAAATGAGAAAATTCTTTAATATTTTGAAGGCTGATTTCTGTTTCTTTTATTTCTTTTTTTCTTAAAAGATGCTGTCGCTGCACACCGTTAAGGAGATAAGAATTGGGTGTAAACCAGTCTTTTCCCTTTAAAAAAAGAATGTTTGAATAAGAGGTATCGGTAATATGATTGTTCTTAACGATGATGATTTCTTCAGCTTTGGCTTTCATCTTCATTCTTTCGAGTTCCTTTCGGTCTTCAAACTTAAAAGAATAATCGAAACTGTTATTTTCCACCAGCTGAAAGCTTTCAATTTCCGGGATGGCGTATGGAATCATCTGGGTTCGTATTTTCTTATCCAGATCATATACAATTCTAAATTTAAAAAGGCCATCCTCGTCATGTTCCAGATGCTTATAAATTTTAGCCAGATCAAGGGTTCCTTCTTTCCCGAAATGGGCGAAAGCTGCGTCTACACGTTTCTGATGTAATTCCAATAAGAAGATTTTCTGGTCTTCAATCTTTATACTTTCAATGAATTGGTACATAAATTTTATTTTTCATTTCCTGATACTCGTCTTCAAGCCTGCTCATATGGGTAATTCCGCCGCCACTTTTAAAATACATCTGAGTGCCTTCCTTTTCAATAAAACGGATCATCACGCAGCTGTCCAGGTTTGTACCGTCGAACCAGCCGCATACTCCGGTATAATATCCTCTGTCATATCCTTCCGCATCGAGGATAATTTCCAGGGTTTTCGGCTTGGGAGCGCCTAAAATAGAACCGGCGGGAAGCAG comes from the Chryseobacterium nepalense genome and includes:
- a CDS encoding aminotransferase class IV; this translates as MYQFIESIKIEDQKIFLLELHQKRVDAAFAHFGKEGTLDLAKIYKHLEHDEDGLFKFRIVYDLDKKIRTQMIPYAIPEIESFQLVENNSFDYSFKFEDRKELERMKMKAKAEEIIIVKNNHITDTSYSNILFLKGKDWFTPNSYLLNGVQRQHLLRKKEIKETEISLQNIKEFSHFQIINALNDFDENFIYPIDRIINLPGNEEYEDL